Proteins found in one Seonamhaeicola sp. S2-3 genomic segment:
- the pafA gene encoding alkaline phosphatase PafA, protein MKYLITLLLALVLATPSVAQEEKPKLVVGIVVDQMRYDYLTRFEHRFGNGGFKRMINEGFNCKNNHYNYIPTYTGPGHASVFTGTTPKTHGIIANNWYDKYEKKMVYCAEDDSVESVGTTSSDGKMSPQRMKTTTFADENRLFTQMRGKSIGISVKDRGAILPAGHSANAAYWFRGKSEGKFISSTYYMKDLPKWVKEFNNSKKVKSYLKEWNTLYKIDTYKESGSDLNDYERGFTGKKTATFPYNLKKLNRLNGGFDILKSTPYGNSIVADFAIEAIKNEALGKDEYTDVLTVSFSSTDYIGHNFGVNSKEIEDTYLRLDKDLERIFKTLDKRVGKGNYTVFLTADHGAVNVPSYLKSVKIPSGYLNNGEAKEQLKTFMVNRFKADDLIENVSNNQIFLNREKIKSLGLDLVEVQDAIVNEIINYKHVYKVFSAHALSTNEYTTGIEALLHNGFNQKRSGDILIIPDPAYISYSLTGSTHGSGLNYDTHVPLLFFGKGIQHGETYKKTVIPDIAPTISALLGISFPNGASGQPLEFVLK, encoded by the coding sequence ATGAAATACTTAATTACACTTTTATTAGCGTTAGTTTTAGCTACACCATCTGTAGCACAAGAAGAAAAACCTAAACTGGTTGTTGGCATTGTGGTAGACCAAATGCGTTACGATTATTTAACACGTTTTGAACATAGATTTGGTAATGGCGGTTTTAAACGCATGATAAATGAGGGTTTTAACTGTAAAAATAACCATTATAATTACATACCTACTTATACAGGGCCTGGGCACGCTTCTGTTTTTACGGGTACTACGCCTAAAACTCACGGTATTATAGCCAATAATTGGTATGATAAATATGAAAAGAAAATGGTGTATTGTGCCGAAGATGATTCGGTTGAATCTGTAGGTACAACTTCTAGCGATGGAAAAATGTCACCACAACGTATGAAAACCACAACCTTTGCAGATGAAAATCGTTTGTTTACACAAATGCGAGGGAAAAGTATTGGTATTTCTGTAAAAGATAGAGGTGCTATTTTACCTGCTGGTCATTCTGCAAATGCAGCTTATTGGTTTAGAGGTAAAAGTGAAGGAAAGTTTATTTCAAGTACTTATTATATGAAAGATTTGCCAAAGTGGGTAAAGGAATTTAATAATTCTAAAAAGGTAAAATCTTATTTAAAAGAATGGAATACACTGTATAAAATAGATACCTATAAAGAAAGTGGAAGCGATTTAAATGATTATGAGCGCGGATTTACAGGGAAAAAAACTGCTACTTTTCCGTATAATTTAAAAAAGTTGAATAGATTAAACGGTGGTTTTGATATCTTAAAATCAACACCATACGGTAACAGTATTGTTGCAGATTTTGCTATTGAAGCCATAAAAAATGAAGCATTAGGTAAAGATGAATATACAGATGTTTTAACAGTAAGTTTTTCAAGTACTGATTATATAGGACATAATTTTGGTGTAAACTCAAAAGAAATAGAAGATACCTATTTGCGTTTAGATAAAGATTTAGAGCGTATTTTTAAAACGCTAGATAAAAGAGTTGGAAAAGGAAATTACACGGTGTTTTTAACAGCAGACCATGGCGCTGTAAACGTGCCTAGTTATTTAAAAAGCGTAAAAATACCATCTGGGTATTTAAATAATGGTGAAGCAAAAGAGCAATTGAAAACCTTTATGGTAAATAGGTTTAAGGCAGATGATTTAATTGAAAACGTTAGCAATAATCAAATCTTTTTAAATAGAGAAAAAATTAAATCGCTTGGGTTAGATTTAGTAGAAGTTCAAGATGCTATTGTAAATGAAATTATAAACTATAAGCATGTTTATAAAGTGTTTTCGGCTCATGCACTAAGCACAAACGAATATACCACAGGTATTGAAGCACTATTACACAATGGTTTTAACCAAAAACGTTCTGGTGATATTTTAATTATTCCAGATCCTGCATATATTTCATATTCTTTAACGGGGTCAACACATGGCAGTGGTTTAAATTACGATACGCATGTACCTTTGTTATTTTTTGGTAAGGGTATACAGCATGGTGAGACTTACAAAAAAACTGTTATTCCAGATATTGCACCAACTATTTCAGCTTTATTAGGAATTAGTTTTCCTAACGGTGCTAGTGGTCAACCATTAGAGTTTGTTTTAAAATAA
- a CDS encoding glycosyltransferase family 2 protein, which produces MNFYIVIPAHNEESSIGLTLASLASQTLKPKQIVVVNDNSTDKTLDIVEGYSTKYNFIKLVNSKSSNQHLPGAKIINAFYKGYNVLDEDYDVICKFDADLIFPENYLEQLALHFKANNRLGMASGFCYIKKNNDWVLENLTRKDHIRGALKAYRKACFLDIGKLKPSMGWDTVDELLAKFYKWEILTDENLHVKHLKPTGVSYNKASKYLQGEAMYKMRYGFVITVISAIKLAFKKRNFELFKDYMSGYFKAKKGKPEQLVTKAQGKFIRQLRWKGMLGKLKTN; this is translated from the coding sequence ATGAATTTCTACATTGTAATACCTGCTCATAACGAAGAAAGTTCCATTGGTTTAACTCTAGCTTCTTTGGCAAGTCAAACCTTAAAGCCAAAACAAATTGTAGTAGTTAATGATAACTCTACAGACAAAACTTTAGATATAGTTGAAGGCTACTCAACAAAATATAACTTTATAAAACTAGTAAACTCAAAATCATCTAATCAACACTTACCTGGAGCTAAAATCATAAATGCTTTTTACAAAGGCTATAATGTTTTAGACGAAGATTATGATGTGATTTGTAAGTTTGATGCCGATTTAATTTTTCCAGAAAATTATTTAGAACAATTAGCGCTTCATTTTAAAGCAAATAATCGTCTAGGAATGGCTTCTGGATTTTGTTATATTAAAAAAAACAATGATTGGGTACTAGAAAACCTAACTCGGAAAGACCATATTCGCGGTGCCTTAAAAGCCTATAGAAAAGCCTGCTTTTTAGACATAGGAAAACTTAAACCTTCTATGGGTTGGGATACTGTTGATGAATTATTGGCTAAGTTTTATAAATGGGAAATTTTAACCGATGAAAACTTGCACGTAAAACACTTAAAACCAACGGGAGTAAGCTATAATAAGGCTTCAAAATATTTACAAGGAGAAGCTATGTATAAAATGCGTTACGGTTTTGTAATAACTGTAATTTCTGCCATAAAATTAGCTTTTAAAAAAAGAAATTTTGAGTTATTTAAAGATTATATGAGTGGCTATTTTAAGGCTAAAAAAGGAAAACCTGAACAATTAGTTACCAAAGCACAAGGCAAATTTATTAGACAATTACGTTGGAAAGGTATGCTTGGGAAATTAAAGACTAATTAA
- a CDS encoding 3-oxoacyl-ACP synthase III family protein: MNIKITGVGSYIPDTVEKNESFHNHEFLNADGSTINAPNEVIVEKFKAITGIAERRYAKSHHNSSDLGFFAAEKAIEDANIDPETIDYIIVAHNFGDVKHNTIQSDMLPSLATRIKHSLGIKNPKCVAFDILFGCPGWIEGVIHAKAFIQSGMAKRCLVIGTETLSRVVDKHDRDSMIFSDGAGATIIEATEEEGGILAYESASYTYDEAYYLYFGNSNNPELNQDTRYIKMDGRKIYEFALVNVPKAMKTCLDNSGYGINDVKKVFIHQANEKMDEAILKRFYRQYKTKIPEHIMPMSIQTLGNSSVATVPTLFDLVKNNKLENHSLSKGDIVMFASVGAGMNINAIVYKY; this comes from the coding sequence ATGAACATTAAAATAACTGGTGTTGGTAGCTATATACCTGACACCGTAGAAAAAAATGAAAGTTTTCATAATCATGAATTTTTAAATGCAGATGGTTCTACAATAAATGCCCCTAATGAAGTTATAGTTGAAAAATTCAAAGCTATTACTGGTATTGCAGAACGTCGTTATGCAAAATCACATCATAACTCTTCAGACCTAGGTTTCTTTGCTGCTGAAAAAGCCATTGAAGATGCCAATATAGATCCAGAAACTATAGATTATATTATAGTGGCACATAATTTTGGAGATGTAAAACACAACACTATTCAAAGTGACATGTTGCCATCTCTAGCTACCAGAATTAAACATAGTTTAGGCATTAAAAACCCAAAATGTGTAGCTTTCGATATCTTATTTGGTTGCCCTGGTTGGATTGAAGGTGTTATTCACGCAAAAGCTTTCATTCAATCTGGTATGGCAAAACGTTGCTTAGTAATTGGTACAGAAACCTTATCAAGAGTAGTAGACAAACACGATAGAGATTCTATGATTTTTTCTGATGGTGCCGGTGCTACTATTATTGAAGCCACTGAAGAAGAAGGCGGTATTTTAGCTTATGAAAGTGCTAGTTATACTTATGACGAAGCTTATTATCTGTACTTTGGCAACTCTAATAACCCAGAACTAAACCAAGATACCCGTTACATAAAAATGGATGGTCGTAAAATCTACGAGTTTGCTTTGGTTAATGTTCCTAAAGCAATGAAAACATGCTTAGATAATAGCGGTTACGGAATAAATGATGTTAAAAAAGTATTCATTCATCAAGCCAATGAAAAAATGGATGAAGCTATTTTAAAACGCTTTTACAGGCAATACAAAACAAAAATTCCTGAGCATATTATGCCTATGAGCATTCAAACTCTAGGTAACAGTTCAGTAGCTACTGTACCAACCTTATTTGATTTGGTAAAAAATAATAAATTAGAAAACCATAGTCTATCAAAAGGTGATATTGTTATGTTTGCAAGTGTTGGTGCAGGCATGAATATAAATGCTATTGTATACAAATACTAG
- a CDS encoding ABC transporter permease, with protein sequence MKYLHNIGKYFLMVAEMFRKPTKWSVMKTLILKDIDDLIIGSLGIIAFISFFVGGVITIQTALNIENPLIPRYLVGFATRQSVILEFAPTFTSIIMAGKVGSFITSSIGTMRVTEQIDALEVMGINSLNYLVFPKTIALLLYPFAIAIGMFLGMLGGMAACVFGGYTSLEDYILGLQTDFDGFHVTYSFIKTFVFAFILATIPSFYGYYMKGGALEVGKASTTAFVWTSVVIILLNYILTGMMLG encoded by the coding sequence ATGAAGTATCTCCATAATATTGGCAAATATTTTTTAATGGTTGCAGAAATGTTCCGCAAGCCAACTAAATGGTCTGTTATGAAAACATTAATATTAAAGGATATTGATGATTTAATAATTGGCTCTTTAGGAATTATAGCTTTTATTTCATTTTTTGTTGGAGGTGTTATCACCATCCAAACTGCGTTAAACATAGAAAACCCATTAATACCAAGATATTTAGTAGGTTTTGCAACAAGGCAATCTGTAATTCTAGAGTTTGCCCCAACATTTACCTCTATAATTATGGCTGGTAAGGTGGGCTCTTTTATTACCTCTAGCATAGGAACCATGCGAGTTACAGAACAAATAGACGCCCTAGAGGTTATGGGTATAAATTCTTTAAACTACTTAGTTTTCCCTAAAACTATAGCGCTATTATTGTATCCATTTGCAATAGCTATTGGTATGTTTTTAGGTATGCTTGGTGGTATGGCTGCATGTGTTTTTGGGGGATACACAAGTTTAGAAGATTATATACTAGGCTTACAAACAGATTTTGACGGTTTTCACGTCACCTATTCTTTTATAAAAACATTTGTTTTTGCATTTATTTTGGCAACTATACCTTCCTTTTACGGGTATTATATGAAGGGAGGCGCCTTAGAAGTAGGTAAAGCTAGTACTACTGCTTTTGTATGGACATCAGTAGTTATAATTCTATTAAATTATATTTTAACAGGCATGATGTTAGGCTAA
- a CDS encoding DNA/RNA non-specific endonuclease yields MRRKTFYSLLAILILVGAFSYEYFLEKEEQIQVIADGKKVKKDTNEYFLPTSTTGQIIHHNGYSLSYNEAHEQAEWVAYELKKSQLSNTNFKRPYFEVDDMVKTGAAHWRNYKGSGYDRGHLCPAADRKFSKEAHDETFLTSNISPQRHDFNAGVWNRLEQKVRYWASKYNGVFVVTGGVLKGNMKTIGDENVSVPNQFYKVLIDNNTGETKMIAFLIPHKDSNKPLYEFVVSVDEIENLTGIDFFPELEDAIENKLEASSSYKGWGFN; encoded by the coding sequence ATGCGTAGAAAAACATTTTATTCTTTATTAGCTATCTTAATTCTTGTTGGTGCTTTTTCTTATGAATATTTTTTAGAAAAAGAAGAGCAAATACAAGTTATTGCAGATGGTAAAAAGGTAAAGAAAGATACAAATGAGTATTTTTTGCCAACCAGTACTACAGGACAAATAATACATCATAACGGGTATTCTTTGTCATATAATGAAGCTCATGAACAAGCCGAATGGGTGGCTTATGAATTAAAAAAATCGCAGTTATCTAACACCAATTTTAAAAGACCTTATTTTGAAGTTGATGACATGGTTAAAACAGGAGCTGCCCATTGGCGCAATTACAAAGGTTCTGGTTATGATCGCGGACATTTATGTCCTGCAGCTGATAGAAAATTTAGCAAAGAGGCACATGATGAAACCTTTTTAACTAGCAATATTAGTCCGCAACGTCATGACTTTAACGCAGGTGTTTGGAATAGGTTAGAACAAAAAGTACGTTATTGGGCTAGTAAGTACAACGGTGTTTTTGTTGTAACAGGAGGGGTTTTAAAAGGTAATATGAAAACTATAGGTGATGAAAATGTTTCGGTGCCCAATCAATTTTATAAAGTATTGATTGATAACAATACAGGTGAAACCAAAATGATTGCTTTTTTAATACCTCATAAAGATTCTAATAAGCCATTATACGAATTTGTTGTTTCTGTTGATGAGATTGAAAACTTAACAGGAATAGATTTTTTTCCAGAGTTAGAAGATGCTATAGAAAATAAGTTAGAAGCCTCTAGTAGTTATAAAGGTTGGGGGTTTAATTAG
- a CDS encoding DUF389 domain-containing protein, which yields MSEESKFNFSEEEVSQKDEAVAQSKEAIKKDAQGLFQSIKQFLSELLAFREDTDRDATIAAIKGDIPFKGATAWILICSIFVASVGLNANSTAVVIGAMLISPLMGPILGVGLSIAINDIDTLRKSLINLAVMIVLSLITAFLFFRFFPLGSQETSELLGRTKPDLRDVLIAFFGGLALIIARTKKGTIASVIFGVAIATALMPPLCTAGYGLAKGNFDYFGGAMYLFSINTIFIALATFLVLKLLRFPMLRYANSKKRRNISRLALLIAILVMVWPIYTFVKVFKESQMENEYKLFLTDEIESNESLWLQREKLDPQNNKITLYFNGEINQATETDLRNELNKYENIKDFNLIINGNKNVSAERLMDLYDKALLTIEERDSVIINLNKEIEALNSNKGMLNVDDFTHLAKDAKIKFTDLESFGFAKMLKSNDFKNADTVALASVKWNTSLKDSIISIKEKELLTWIKKELKLKNIEIKRD from the coding sequence ATGAGTGAAGAAAGTAAATTTAATTTCTCTGAAGAAGAGGTTTCTCAAAAAGATGAAGCAGTAGCTCAAAGTAAAGAAGCTATAAAGAAGGATGCACAAGGGTTATTTCAAAGCATCAAGCAGTTTTTAAGTGAGTTATTAGCCTTTAGAGAAGATACTGATAGAGATGCTACTATTGCAGCAATAAAAGGCGATATTCCCTTTAAAGGGGCTACCGCGTGGATTTTAATTTGTTCCATTTTTGTTGCGTCGGTTGGGTTAAATGCTAACTCAACAGCAGTTGTTATTGGTGCCATGTTAATTTCGCCACTAATGGGACCAATTCTAGGTGTGGGGCTTTCAATAGCTATAAATGATATTGATACGCTTAGAAAATCTCTAATAAACTTAGCAGTTATGATAGTGTTAAGTTTAATTACAGCCTTTTTGTTTTTTAGATTTTTTCCGTTAGGAAGTCAAGAAACATCAGAGCTTTTAGGAAGAACTAAACCCGATTTAAGAGATGTGTTAATTGCATTTTTTGGTGGTTTAGCACTTATTATAGCCAGAACTAAAAAGGGAACCATTGCTTCTGTAATATTTGGTGTTGCTATTGCCACCGCTTTAATGCCACCTTTATGTACTGCTGGTTACGGGTTAGCAAAAGGCAACTTCGATTATTTTGGAGGCGCCATGTATTTATTTAGTATTAATACTATTTTTATTGCTTTAGCCACATTTCTTGTTTTAAAGTTATTGCGTTTCCCTATGTTGCGTTATGCTAATTCTAAAAAACGCAGAAATATTTCTAGGTTAGCATTGTTAATTGCAATTTTAGTTATGGTTTGGCCTATTTACACTTTTGTTAAAGTGTTTAAAGAAAGCCAAATGGAAAATGAATATAAATTGTTTTTAACAGATGAAATAGAGTCTAATGAATCACTTTGGCTTCAAAGAGAAAAACTAGACCCTCAAAACAATAAAATTACGCTGTATTTTAATGGCGAAATAAATCAAGCTACAGAGACTGATTTAAGGAATGAACTGAACAAGTATGAAAACATTAAAGATTTTAATTTAATCATTAATGGTAATAAAAATGTAAGCGCAGAACGTTTAATGGATTTGTATGATAAAGCGTTATTGACAATTGAAGAAAGAGATAGTGTTATAATTAATTTGAACAAAGAAATTGAAGCACTCAATTCAAACAAAGGCATGTTAAATGTTGATGATTTTACACACCTTGCTAAAGATGCTAAGATTAAATTTACCGATTTAGAATCTTTTGGTTTTGCTAAAATGTTAAAATCTAATGATTTTAAAAATGCAGATACTGTAGCATTAGCTAGTGTTAAATGGAATACTTCTTTAAAAGATAGTATTATTTCTATTAAAGAAAAAGAACTTCTTACTTGGATTAAAAAGGAATTGAAACTAAAAAATATAGAGATAAAAAGAGATTAA
- a CDS encoding methyltransferase: protein MYEKNFPNKRFKHTISFLKKHITTTETILDLGVENPFSKIMIKHGYTVKNTNGEDLDEDISNIKNSKANVVTAFEIFEHLLSPYTVLKEIKANKLVASIPLKLWFAPAYKSKTDKRDRHYHEFEDWQFDWLLEKTGWKIIDSQKWTNPTKKIGIRPILRWFTPRYYIVYAERVNK from the coding sequence ATGTACGAAAAGAACTTCCCTAACAAACGTTTTAAACATACTATTTCGTTCTTAAAAAAGCATATTACTACCACTGAAACTATTTTAGATTTAGGTGTAGAAAATCCTTTTTCTAAAATTATGATAAAACATGGTTATACCGTTAAAAATACTAACGGCGAAGATTTAGACGAAGATATAAGTAACATAAAAAATTCTAAAGCCAACGTAGTAACCGCTTTTGAAATTTTTGAACACCTGCTTTCGCCTTATACGGTTTTAAAAGAAATAAAGGCTAATAAATTAGTAGCTAGCATACCGTTAAAATTATGGTTTGCGCCTGCTTATAAAAGTAAAACAGATAAAAGGGACAGACATTATCATGAGTTTGAAGATTGGCAGTTTGATTGGTTATTAGAAAAAACAGGATGGAAAATAATAGACAGCCAAAAATGGACCAACCCCACCAAAAAAATTGGCATCCGCCCTATTCTAAGATGGTTTACCCCAAGGTATTACATTGTATACGCTGAAAGAGTTAACAAATAA
- the gcvP gene encoding aminomethyl-transferring glycine dehydrogenase encodes MNTNAFALRHIGPNEKDQKEMLETLGLESLDQLIYETIPDDIRLKNGLNLDEPMTEHEYLLHIHDLSKKNKAYKTYIGLGYHPTVMPAVIQRNILENPGWYTAYTPYQAEIAQGRLEALLNFQTMVIELTGMEIANASLLDESTAAAEAMSLLFSVRDRAQKKAGINKFFVTENILPQTLSLLKTRATPIGIELVIGDENNFEFSSEYFGAILQYPGRDGQITDIKSFIKKAKEAQIKVAVAADILSLVKLEAPGNFGADVVLGTTQRFGIPMGYGGPHAAYFATKEAYKRDVPGRIIGVTKDANGNRALRMALQTREQHIKRDRATSNICTAQVLLAVMASMYAVYHGPKGLKFIANKIHYKTSKLAEVLESFGYKQVNTSFFDTIQIKTKARKIKKIATRKKVNLCYPDKDTVTISINETTSLRDINYLISIFAEAANKETVVISEVTPANNIDASLQRKSAFLELDVFNKYHSETQLMRYIKSLERKDLSLNHSMISLGSCTMKLNAASEMLPLSWFKWGNIHPFAPKKQARGYRRVLKKLENQLTEITGFAATSLQPNSGAQGEFAGLMVIKAYHESRNEGHRNICLIPASAHGTNPASAVMAGMKVVVTKSTNEGNIDVDDLREKAIKHKDNLAALMVTYPSTHGVYESAIKEITQIIHENGGQVYMDGANMNAQVGLTNPGNIGADVCHLNLHKTFAIPHGGGGPGVGPICVAKQLAPFLPGNPIFKTGGDKAITAISAAPFGSALVCLISYSYIKMLGAEGLTQSTKVAILNANYIKHRLAGYYNTLYSGECGRAAHEMIVDCRPFKANGIEVTDIAKRLMDYGFHAPTVSFPVAGTLMIEPTESESKEEIDRFCDAMISIKKEIDSVTKENTNNVLKNAPHTLDMITSNEWHFPYTREEAAFPLEYIRDNKFWPSVRRVDDAYGDRNLVCSCAPIEDYIEA; translated from the coding sequence ATGAACACAAACGCTTTTGCACTGCGTCATATAGGTCCTAATGAAAAAGACCAAAAAGAAATGTTAGAAACTTTAGGTTTAGAATCACTAGACCAACTTATATATGAAACCATACCAGATGATATTAGATTAAAAAATGGTTTAAACCTAGATGAACCTATGACGGAACATGAGTATTTGCTTCATATTCATGATTTATCTAAAAAAAATAAAGCCTACAAAACATATATAGGATTAGGATATCATCCAACCGTAATGCCTGCTGTTATTCAACGAAACATACTAGAAAACCCAGGATGGTATACCGCATACACACCATATCAAGCTGAAATTGCTCAAGGCAGATTAGAAGCGCTTTTAAATTTCCAAACTATGGTCATTGAACTTACTGGAATGGAAATTGCCAACGCTTCTTTATTAGATGAAAGTACCGCTGCTGCAGAGGCCATGAGTTTATTATTTTCAGTAAGAGATAGAGCTCAAAAAAAAGCAGGTATTAATAAGTTTTTTGTTACAGAAAATATTTTACCACAAACTTTATCTTTACTAAAAACAAGAGCAACTCCAATTGGTATTGAATTGGTAATTGGAGATGAAAACAACTTCGAATTTTCTTCTGAATATTTTGGAGCTATCCTTCAATACCCAGGTAGAGATGGGCAAATAACAGACATTAAATCTTTCATTAAAAAAGCCAAAGAAGCTCAAATTAAAGTAGCAGTAGCTGCAGATATATTAAGTTTAGTAAAACTTGAAGCTCCGGGTAATTTTGGTGCCGATGTAGTACTTGGAACCACCCAACGCTTTGGTATACCAATGGGTTATGGTGGACCACATGCAGCATATTTTGCTACCAAAGAAGCCTATAAAAGAGATGTACCCGGGCGCATTATTGGCGTTACAAAAGATGCCAATGGCAACAGAGCATTACGTATGGCTTTACAAACACGAGAACAACATATTAAACGCGATAGAGCCACTTCTAACATCTGTACTGCTCAAGTATTATTAGCGGTTATGGCTAGTATGTATGCCGTTTATCACGGACCTAAAGGCCTTAAATTTATAGCTAATAAAATTCATTATAAAACATCTAAACTTGCCGAAGTTTTAGAAAGTTTTGGTTATAAACAAGTAAACACATCGTTTTTTGATACAATTCAAATAAAAACCAAAGCTAGAAAGATTAAAAAAATTGCTACTAGAAAAAAAGTAAACCTTTGTTATCCTGACAAAGACACAGTTACAATTTCAATAAACGAAACCACTTCTTTAAGAGATATAAATTATTTAATTTCAATTTTTGCCGAAGCAGCCAACAAAGAAACCGTTGTAATTTCTGAAGTAACTCCTGCTAATAATATTGATGCATCTCTTCAAAGAAAATCGGCATTTTTAGAACTAGACGTATTTAATAAATACCATTCTGAAACACAATTAATGCGTTATATTAAATCTTTAGAACGCAAAGATTTATCACTTAATCACTCTATGATTTCGTTAGGATCATGTACTATGAAACTTAATGCGGCTTCTGAAATGCTGCCATTAAGTTGGTTTAAATGGGGAAACATTCATCCGTTTGCACCTAAAAAACAAGCTAGAGGCTATCGTAGAGTTTTAAAAAAATTAGAAAACCAATTAACTGAAATAACTGGTTTTGCCGCTACATCATTGCAACCTAATTCTGGTGCTCAAGGCGAATTTGCTGGCTTAATGGTTATAAAAGCATATCATGAATCTCGAAATGAAGGTCATAGAAACATTTGCCTAATTCCTGCTTCAGCACACGGAACAAACCCTGCAAGTGCAGTTATGGCAGGTATGAAAGTAGTAGTTACAAAATCTACTAATGAAGGCAATATTGACGTTGATGATTTACGAGAAAAAGCCATTAAACATAAAGACAATTTAGCAGCTTTAATGGTAACCTATCCATCAACCCATGGAGTGTATGAATCTGCCATTAAAGAAATTACCCAAATTATTCATGAAAATGGCGGACAAGTTTATATGGATGGCGCAAATATGAATGCCCAAGTTGGTCTTACCAACCCAGGTAATATTGGTGCCGATGTTTGTCATTTAAACCTTCATAAAACGTTTGCCATTCCACATGGCGGCGGTGGTCCTGGTGTTGGCCCCATTTGTGTAGCTAAACAACTAGCTCCTTTTTTACCTGGAAACCCCATATTTAAAACTGGCGGAGACAAAGCTATTACAGCTATTTCTGCAGCACCTTTTGGTTCTGCCTTAGTCTGCTTAATTTCATACAGTTATATTAAAATGTTAGGAGCAGAAGGTTTAACACAATCTACCAAAGTGGCTATTTTAAATGCTAATTATATTAAGCATAGATTAGCTGGCTATTACAATACTTTATACTCTGGTGAATGTGGTAGAGCGGCTCATGAAATGATTGTAGATTGCAGACCTTTTAAAGCAAATGGCATTGAGGTTACAGATATTGCTAAACGATTAATGGATTATGGATTTCATGCACCAACTGTGTCATTTCCTGTAGCAGGAACTTTAATGATTGAACCCACCGAAAGTGAGAGCAAAGAAGAAATTGATAGATTCTGTGATGCTATGATTTCAATTAAAAAGGAAATAGATAGTGTAACTAAAGAAAACACAAATAATGTTTTAAAAAATGCACCTCACACACTTGATATGATAACTTCTAATGAATGGCATTTTCCATATACAAGAGAAGAGGCTGCATTTCCGTTAGAATATATTAGAGATAATAAATTCTGGCCAAGTGTAAGGCGTGTTGATGATGCTTATGGTGATAGGAATTTAGTATGCTCTTGTGCCCCTATTGAAGACTATATAGAGGCATAA
- a CDS encoding ABC transporter ATP-binding protein yields MIVVDNLHKSFGDTEILKGISTSFEKGKTNLIIGQSGSGKTVFLKCLLGLFPYEKGTISFSGKVFAELSEAEKRNLRAEIGMVFQGSALFDSMSIVENVMFPLRMFTKMSKSEMEDRADFVLKRVNLPDAHFKMPSEASGGMQKRVAIARAIVNNPKYLFCDEPNSGLDPKTAIVIDNLIQEITDEYQIITVINSHDMNSVMEIGEKIVFLKNGKKEWEGSNKTIFKTDNQSVTDFVYSSNLFKKVRRMYIEEND; encoded by the coding sequence ATGATAGTAGTTGATAATTTACATAAATCGTTTGGTGATACCGAAATTTTAAAAGGTATAAGTACCTCTTTTGAAAAAGGAAAAACCAATTTAATTATAGGACAAAGTGGTTCTGGAAAAACCGTTTTTTTAAAATGTCTTTTAGGCCTTTTTCCTTATGAGAAAGGCACAATTTCTTTTAGCGGAAAAGTATTTGCAGAACTTTCTGAAGCAGAAAAACGAAATTTAAGAGCAGAAATAGGGATGGTTTTTCAAGGAAGTGCTCTTTTTGATTCTATGAGCATTGTTGAAAATGTGATGTTTCCGCTACGAATGTTTACTAAAATGAGTAAAAGTGAAATGGAAGACCGTGCCGATTTTGTTTTAAAACGCGTTAATCTACCTGACGCTCATTTTAAAATGCCTAGTGAAGCCTCTGGCGGAATGCAAAAACGTGTAGCCATTGCTAGAGCCATAGTTAACAACCCGAAATATTTATTTTGTGACGAACCAAACTCTGGTTTAGACCCCAAAACAGCTATTGTTATAGATAACCTTATACAAGAAATTACAGATGAATACCAAATAATTACGGTTATTAATTCTCATGACATGAATTCTGTAATGGAAATTGGTGAAAAAATTGTTTTTCTAAAAAATGGCAAAAAAGAATGGGAAGGCTCTAACAAAACCATTTTTAAAACCGATAATCAATCGGTAACCGATTTTGTATACTCCTCTAACCTGTTTAAAAAAGTCCGCCGAATGTATATAGAAGAAAACGATTAA